The Planktothrix sp. FACHB-1365 sequence CCATTTTGCACCATCCAAACCAGAAAACCCAAAATTTGCTCAACCGGAGGAAGTGGATAATCATTCAAGTCAATGGTTACAGTTTGTCCTTCTAGTTTGAGAAACCGCCAAACTGTACCGCTCGTCACTGTTCCGTAAATCGTTGAAATCGGCTGCTGTTTCTGTTGATTAAACCGTTGGGAAGCCACCATCTCGGCTAAACATTGTCCCAGTCCGGGTTTCAAATCTTCCTTCTTCGCTTCCACCAAAACCACCGCAGGTGCTTTAATAAACAATTGCTCTGGAGAGCGACTAATTAGAAAATCCACATAACCCGTCAAATCAACCTCTGGCTGCACATTGAATTCTTCACCCGAAAAAACACTAACTTGTCCCTTAAGCTGACGTTTGACTTCTAATAAAACGGGATTGATAATCGCTTCAGAACGCGCTTTTTCACTCCCCACTGCTATTGCCCAAGGTAACGTTTCTTTCAACGTATCTTTGAGCAAAGCAGTTGGATTGACTGGGGAAATCTCAGGCAGAAAGCGATCGCCTTCAACGATGGTTAGTTGAAAATCATCTACCGCTTTACTGAGTGTAAATTTACTATAAGGCATAAAGGTTTACGCAATTTATTTATCAATTTAAAAGACCTCGAATTTGACACTCTCCTAACAGATTGTTGATGCCCTAAATTATACAACTCCTTGAGAAGCTAATCGAGTATTGTTTTTAAGCTTATTCCTTTCCAACTCATATTAAAATTTTAAGCAATAGCGTATCCAGTGTGTTGTCGCACATCAGGTGAATGAAACGCCAGAACAATTTTATCTTTGGGAACTCCGGCAGCAACAAGTTCTTCAGTAATACCGTCTTCTATGCCGTCTCTTTGAATCCAGATTTTGCCATCAATTTTCGCCCTATAGTTAATTGATTTTTTGCAATTCAACTTGGTAAAAGTCTGCTAATACTCTTCCTAACCAATAACTCGATTTAAAGGGCTTTAGAGGAAATAATTTAATTTCAGAGGGAAAGAAATTTTTTTGATTATTTACTGCGGCTAATGTTCACCCTTTTGTCTGATGTTTGATCCGAACTTCATAGTGCTTAAAATAAAGAAGTGAATCTTTATTTTTCGATCACTAAAACGGGTATCTCAGATTGGATTTTAAACCCTTTCGGTATTTCGTTATTAGACTGCGTAATCCATGAGAAGATTAACCGGGCTACTGCATCCAAGAATTGTTTTTTCATTTTTTAGTGCGTAGTGATAATTGCTTAGTCACCTCCGCAGCATTCTCACTGATGATTTCAAAAACTGTATCAAATAAAGGTAACGTTAATATGAATTTGACCCTGAACAGACAGGCAGAAAGTTAATAATAAATGCACCCCGGCAAAAAATGAAGGTTAGCTATTAATTTAGAAAGGCTTTAGAGTTTGAATTTGACGAGAAATTTTCCATGTCCCTCCCTCTTTCCGCATTAACCACACTTCTCGACATTTGGACTGTTGGAAAGAGCCTCCATCTAAAGGGTGAATTGTAGAGAGGCTAATCCCCATAACATAACCAAAATCGCCTATCACTTCGATTTCTTCGGCGGTGAAGTTTGGATCGATCTCTTGGTTAGAAATGTACTCTGCAAATCCTTCAACAATGTCAGGTACTCCACACTTATCAGGAACATTAGGCATCATCCACAGCGCATCTTCTGTGTACATATCTGCATAACTTGCTAAATCACGTGAACGAATATTTGATGGATAAATTTCTTCAAAAACCTGTCTGATATCCTCTTGATCTCTATAAGACATTGAATCGCTCCTTAGTGAACTATTCCCTCAGCAAGCACTACCTTACTATAAATCCGTAACTAATGCTGCTCTAACTGCCACTTGAACCTTTTACTTTTTTGGAGAGTAAGCCCGGAGTTGATGAAACGTCCCCCAACCATTCCATTGGCCGTCTGGTGGTTCCCAATACTTGACATATCGAGCGGTCATCGGGGGAATTGCCACATCAATATCAAGTTTATTGAAACTGGTCATTGGAGAGTAAGGATGGACTATTTCAGAAGCTAATCGCCAAGTTTTATTATCAGTTGAAACCTCAACACGAAAGGTTAGTGAATTGTTAAACGCACCATCCCAATCAATATTGTAGCCAACACCGTTGAGTGAATAAACCGCACCTAAATCGATAATTTGAAAAGTACCAGCGCCTTCATTAGTTCCGTTTCCCCACCGCCCTAGTTTGGGATAATTCGTTGTTGTTTGGTAATCAACCGAATCGTTAGCATTAGCCCAGCCCGGATAGGTAATCCCTCCATTTCTGGCAATCACTGGTTTACCCGCAGCTACATTGATGCCTGATATCGGCTTCGACGGATTGCTCAGGGGTGCTGGTTCCACTGCTGATGGTGAAAGTGCCGGGGTGTTTGATGCTTGTTGAATCGATTGAGAACAGCCAGTGATCGCTCCCGTAGCAAGGAAGATCCAAGCAAACCAGCTACACAATTGTTTCATCATTTATAATTCTGCTATTGAGATGAGTTGTTATTGGGTTTAGAGTTCCAAATCAAGTTTTCGCTCTCGTTGCAGATGCTTGGAATCGGGGAAAGTTTCGGGGTAGTTGATTATGAGTTTGCCAATTTCAACTCTATTTTAAAGCTGCAATCAGTAAATCAGCGACGGCACCACCAGATGCTGGATTCTGCCCAGTAATGAGTCTTTGATCTTCAACAGCAAAAGCAGCCCAAGGCTCGTCCGCTTTTTTGTAAATAGCCCCTCGTGCTACTAATTCGGTTTCTGTCAGGAAAGGAACAAATTTATCCAATTCTGCCAGTTTCTCTTCTTCATTGGAAAAACCAGTGACTTCTTTATCTTTGACAAGCAACAATCCATTGGACAATTTGATATTCAGCAAGCCTACAGCACCATGACAGACTGAAGAGACAAAACCACCCTTTTCATAAATTTTTTGACTGATGGATTGTAGTGCCTCATTATCAGGAAAATCCCAGATCACACCATGACCACCCGCGTAATAGATTGCAACGTAGTCATCTGGATTCACTTCACTTGGTTTGAGTGTAGCCCCAAGACGATTCATAAATTCTTTCTTCTGATACCACTCCCAATCAATGGGATCAGCCATTGCAAGACTGTGGGGATCAATCGGTGTATATCCCCCCTTCGGGCTAACGTAATCAACTTCATAACCAGCCTCTTGGACTTTCTTGACAAAGTGAACAGCCTCTCCCAGCCACAGACCAGTTGCTCGCTCAAGGTTGGGATACTTTTCAACACTGGTTAGAACGACAAGTATTTTCTTACTCATATCAGGAAGTTGGTCTCCTAGTTGCAGCAGTTGGGTGGAGAGATCGTCGGGAACTTCAATGGTAATTTGAGCCATTATTTAGTCAAACAGTTTTGATAGAGAGACTTGAGTTAGTCCTTATTAATTATAATGGACTACAACAAGGAGTCACACCAACTTTTGATGGCATAGCATTTCCTGATGAAATTGAAATCAATTCTCAAAAGTTGTATGCTTGGTGGGATTAACTTCAAACTTAGTCAAGCCATATGAAATTCAAAAAAAATACGATATATTCTTTGGGATGGAGGAGGTTTTTAGGCGATCGCATTCTGTCAAAGCAATACAATTATGGTGCGTTATATTTCATTAACGCACCCTACAAACTAACCCATCAGGCGATGCCTGCACTGGGCTGCGCCTAGGCACTTCTTACCACTTTTTCGGTATTTTGTGCCGTTGATTTAGCCAAAATTGGATCGATATCTTGGCTTTTATCTCGTTGAATAAACTCATCCAAAAGTTGAAAGAAATAATCAAATCCTGCTTTTTCATCAATACAGGTGAGCAAAATAATTTTGTCCCAAGCATTTACTGTACGAATTGATAAGCGATTTTGTAGCCAGGGTTGGAAGTTTTTGTAAAAGTCACTTTCGGCTTCTGTATTGACGATACCTACTTCTGAGCGTGCAAAGCGATAGCCTTGAATAAACATCCGCAAACTTGTAATAGAGGATAATCCCAGGTATAATCCTGGTTTGCTTTTGATTTTTTCTAGTAGCTCAAATAATGTACTCATTCTGAATTAGCTCCATTGAATTGCACTTCTAAAACTCTTCAATCACTTCCGCTTCAAATTCATTAGATAGAGACGTAAAATCGTTTACCCAGTTTTCCGGTGAAAGTCCAAATCTAGAAAGGTTGTCAAAAATTTTTCCATAGACTTCAACACCATAATGAACACCATTTTCTGTAATGCTTTCAAAGCAACCCTGTTGTTCAAGGCGATCGCTAAGGATAAAATCTTCATTATCGTATCGGGTCGAAATTCGCCAGAGTTTTCCCGGTACTTCACGTTGTTTAAGCCATCGTTTGAGCGTGCTGGCACATTCTTGACAATGAAGCAGAGGAAATCGAATGACAATATTGCCGATGGTTTCGTAAAGTTCCGCAATGACTGTTTCAATCTTACCACTTTTTATTTTGTTATATTCAGGACTTACGCAACTGATAGACGCGATCGCGATTAAACAAAAGTTAACTTCAGAGAAACAGATTTTAACGTTAGAGGTTTTATCTTGGTATAATCAACAAGGCGTTCGCTATTTAACGCCAGAAGAACGGTTAGCGTTGTATCGAGAACGGTTTGGAGAATTATAAATTTGTTCAATTTTAGGAGTAAATGATGACTTCTACAATAGCTCTACAAAATATCGCAGTTTCTTTACCTGTTTTTACGGACGTGGAACAGAAAGAACGATTTTTATTTGTTTTGGGTGCGTTAACCGTTAGAGTGATAAGTTTGAGGAAAGCTGCGGAAGTGATGAATTTAGATGAAGCGGGATTATTGCAAATTTTAGATTTATTAGGAATCGAATTTTCCTATTTAGAGGATGAAGATATTCAACGGGAAAAGGACTGGTAAACGTTGTGAAAATTGTGATTAACTCATCCCCGTTAATTTTTCTCGGTAAATTAGAGTTTTTAGAATTAACTCCCTAACCTCAACAACCGCGAATCACCAACCCTTACTCAAGCTTTGTGCTTTCCATCTCGATAAGACTGACCACACATCGGACAAAACCGATATTGCTCAGAAGTAATGGGGTGAGAACAGCCAGGACAGCGATCGCACAGACCCTCCCCACACAAAAAACAAAACTTAGCCCTGGGGTCAAGCCACCCCAACTCCGGTACCGTCCCCGGTGTCCAACAGCGCAAACACAGTTTCAGCGCATGAGACACCTCCACCCCCGTCCCCCGCACCGCCGCCTCCAAATACGCCACCGGAACCCCCAACACCTGAGCCAGACCCCGTTTCGCCTTCTGACTTAGACGAGTCGTTAACCCCCGCTCAATCTTGCCAATACTTTGCAGATGTAACCCACACCCCTGCGCCAACTGTTCTTGACTCAGACGCTTCAGTCCTCGCAGCCGTCGCACGTATTCACCCAGCGTTTCCTCGGGTTGGGGCAGAAATTCCGATGTTAAAGTGTGCATTAAAATATGCTAAAAACAGTAAGTATTAACCTCTTCTTATTTCAGCATAACTCCGGTTTTATGACAACCACAATTGCTACAATTGCCACCCAATTTTTACAGCGTTCTGAACTCTCCCCTGCCACCCAAAAGTCTTATGAACTCACCCTAATTCCCTTCATACAACAGTATGGGTATTGGGAAATTAAAACGCTAGATCGTCAACAAGTACGCGACTACCTCGACTCCTTAACCCACCTGAGTTACACCACCCACCGTCGCCATCAACGTATCCTCATCGCCTTCATGAACTTTGCCGTCGATGAAGGCTATATCCCCCTCAACCCCATCGCCCGCCTCAAACCCCGAAAACCCGATGCTGAACAAGGAGAACACCACGAAGACAGCACGATCCGTTACCTCAAACCCGA is a genomic window containing:
- a CDS encoding nuclear transport factor 2 family protein, producing the protein MSYRDQEDIRQVFEEIYPSNIRSRDLASYADMYTEDALWMMPNVPDKCGVPDIVEGFAEYISNQEIDPNFTAEEIEVIGDFGYVMGISLSTIHPLDGGSFQQSKCREVWLMRKEGGTWKISRQIQTLKPF
- a CDS encoding discoidin domain-containing protein; this encodes MKQLCSWFAWIFLATGAITGCSQSIQQASNTPALSPSAVEPAPLSNPSKPISGINVAAGKPVIARNGGITYPGWANANDSVDYQTTTNYPKLGRWGNGTNEGAGTFQIIDLGAVYSLNGVGYNIDWDGAFNNSLTFRVEVSTDNKTWRLASEIVHPYSPMTSFNKLDIDVAIPPMTARYVKYWEPPDGQWNGWGTFHQLRAYSPKK
- a CDS encoding type 1 glutamine amidotransferase domain-containing protein, translating into MAQITIEVPDDLSTQLLQLGDQLPDMSKKILVVLTSVEKYPNLERATGLWLGEAVHFVKKVQEAGYEVDYVSPKGGYTPIDPHSLAMADPIDWEWYQKKEFMNRLGATLKPSEVNPDDYVAIYYAGGHGVIWDFPDNEALQSISQKIYEKGGFVSSVCHGAVGLLNIKLSNGLLLVKDKEVTGFSNEEEKLAELDKFVPFLTETELVARGAIYKKADEPWAAFAVEDQRLITGQNPASGGAVADLLIAALK
- a CDS encoding papain fold toxin domain-containing protein; the encoded protein is MAIASISCVSPEYNKIKSGKIETVIAELYETIGNIVIRFPLLHCQECASTLKRWLKQREVPGKLWRISTRYDNEDFILSDRLEQQGCFESITENGVHYGVEVYGKIFDNLSRFGLSPENWVNDFTSLSNEFEAEVIEEF
- a CDS encoding helix-turn-helix domain-containing protein is translated as MHTLTSEFLPQPEETLGEYVRRLRGLKRLSQEQLAQGCGLHLQSIGKIERGLTTRLSQKAKRGLAQVLGVPVAYLEAAVRGTGVEVSHALKLCLRCWTPGTVPELGWLDPRAKFCFLCGEGLCDRCPGCSHPITSEQYRFCPMCGQSYRDGKHKA
- a CDS encoding phage integrase N-terminal SAM-like domain-containing protein; this translates as MTTTIATIATQFLQRSELSPATQKSYELTLIPFIQQYGYWEIKTLDRQQVRDYLDSLTHLSYTTHRRHQRILIAFMNFAVDEGYIPLNPIARLKPRKPDAEQGEHHEDSTIRYLKPEQLNAL